In one Candidatus Ozemobacteraceae bacterium genomic region, the following are encoded:
- a CDS encoding efflux RND transporter permease subunit, with translation MSVWKTSVRRPIGTTMMTLMVAVFGFVSLYHLPIDLMPDMTYPTISLATTYPNASPVEVETLITRPIEQALSAVPGVDELSSESTEGRSRVRVSFNWGTDLDAAANDIRDRLDRIISRLPDGVERPTLRKFDMSAVPILMLGASAQLDPVQLLKLIEDQVKYRIERIPGVASIDIQGGRKREIHVNLLPERLKALNIRVDQVVSRLKQENINLPAGIIEAGNYELTVRTPGEFSKIDQIRDIVILETGSSRVRLGEVARIEDRWEKARQIIRINGRPGVRISVNKQSGKNTVEIADAVQAEIQKINQDIPQLRLTTIMDSSKYIKRSINNVSSSAVQGGFLAIFILLVFLGDIWTTLVIGTSIPLSIIATFALMYYNGFTLNIMSLGGVALGIGMLVDNSIVVLENIFRLRENGIEPNEAAIRGTGEVAAPIFASTMTTVVIFLPLLFVEGMTGVMFKQLSWVVSFSLMCSILVAITLVPMLSARFIRISGKGEGGSVSLLTRLSRRFIGFFERRYLEVLRLVLAWPKAAGTGVIVMLGLCLGLAKGIPTEFMPTADEGEVRVTAEMEVGTRLSLVEERMAQIESRIRKAVPELVDIVYSVGQGAGGGGGGGHGAVNTGEMRIPLVGKDKRTRSSARIAVDLRSVLADIPGVRIRTREGTGMFLMRMGAGSADKVQVQIRGNDLDTADRLAKRVERLLAGIDGISDIRLSRESGAPERLISIDRQRAADQKLTVSKIAEYLETVLSGTGAGNFRDNGDEYRILVKGEEPERMSLEDILDLTVLNSAGRRVALRNVASIVERQGPILVERVDQERVVNLTADPGVRPLGTVLAEVGEILRSVPLPNGFSLNLGGDYEEQQRAFRELLLSFVLAVFLVYMVMAVQYESLLDPLIVMATVPLSSIGVILALLVTGTSFNVQSFIGCIMLGGIVVNNSILLVDHTNMLHRERGMDLDSALIEAGRDRFRPVLMTALTTILGLGPLALGWGEGGEVQAPMARVVIGGLLCATIISLTIIPVVYSLFYTSKTTEGRCDA, from the coding sequence ATGAGCGTCTGGAAAACGTCCGTCCGTCGTCCGATCGGGACGACCATGATGACGCTGATGGTCGCCGTGTTTGGCTTCGTTTCGCTGTATCACCTTCCCATCGACCTCATGCCGGACATGACGTACCCGACCATTTCCCTGGCCACCACCTATCCGAACGCCAGCCCCGTGGAAGTGGAAACCCTGATCACCCGACCGATCGAACAGGCCCTCAGCGCGGTTCCGGGGGTCGACGAGCTTTCCTCCGAATCCACCGAGGGACGGAGCAGAGTTCGCGTCTCCTTCAACTGGGGCACCGATCTCGACGCGGCGGCCAACGATATCCGAGACCGGCTCGATCGCATCATCTCTCGCCTTCCCGACGGGGTGGAACGTCCGACCCTACGGAAGTTCGACATGTCGGCGGTGCCTATCCTGATGCTGGGGGCCTCCGCGCAACTCGACCCCGTTCAGCTCCTGAAGCTGATCGAGGACCAGGTGAAATACCGGATCGAGCGCATCCCCGGCGTCGCTTCGATCGACATCCAGGGCGGCCGCAAGCGGGAAATTCACGTCAATCTGCTTCCCGAGAGACTCAAGGCGCTGAACATCCGGGTCGACCAGGTCGTATCCCGCCTGAAACAGGAGAACATCAACCTCCCGGCCGGCATCATCGAGGCCGGCAACTACGAGCTTACCGTCCGGACCCCCGGCGAGTTCTCCAAGATCGACCAGATCCGGGATATCGTCATTCTCGAGACGGGCAGCTCCCGCGTGCGGCTCGGCGAAGTGGCGCGTATCGAGGACCGGTGGGAAAAGGCCCGCCAGATCATCCGCATCAATGGGCGGCCCGGGGTGCGCATTTCCGTGAACAAACAGTCCGGAAAGAACACCGTCGAGATCGCTGACGCCGTCCAGGCCGAGATCCAGAAGATCAACCAGGATATCCCCCAACTCCGGCTGACGACCATTATGGATAGCTCAAAATATATAAAAAGATCGATAAATAACGTCAGCTCGTCGGCGGTCCAGGGCGGATTTCTTGCGATCTTCATCCTGCTGGTCTTCCTCGGAGACATCTGGACGACCCTCGTCATCGGGACGTCCATTCCTCTCTCCATCATCGCGACATTCGCCCTGATGTATTACAACGGCTTCACGCTGAACATCATGTCGCTCGGCGGCGTGGCGCTGGGGATCGGCATGCTGGTCGACAACTCGATCGTCGTTCTCGAGAACATTTTCAGGCTCCGGGAAAACGGCATCGAGCCGAACGAAGCCGCCATCCGTGGAACGGGCGAGGTGGCGGCGCCGATATTCGCCAGCACGATGACCACGGTGGTCATCTTCCTGCCGCTGCTGTTCGTCGAGGGAATGACCGGCGTCATGTTCAAGCAGCTCTCCTGGGTCGTCAGTTTTTCCCTCATGTGCTCGATTCTCGTGGCCATTACTCTCGTACCGATGCTCTCCGCGAGGTTCATCCGCATCTCGGGAAAAGGCGAGGGCGGTTCAGTGTCTCTTCTCACGCGGCTTTCGCGACGATTCATCGGCTTTTTCGAACGACGGTATCTCGAGGTTCTCCGGCTGGTGCTTGCCTGGCCGAAAGCGGCAGGGACGGGCGTCATCGTCATGCTCGGCCTTTGTCTCGGTCTCGCCAAGGGGATTCCCACGGAGTTCATGCCGACCGCCGACGAAGGAGAAGTGCGGGTGACGGCCGAAATGGAGGTTGGGACGCGGCTCTCGCTGGTCGAAGAGAGGATGGCCCAGATCGAATCCCGCATCCGGAAAGCCGTTCCGGAACTCGTGGATATCGTGTACAGCGTCGGTCAGGGAGCCGGAGGGGGGGGCGGTGGCGGCCACGGGGCGGTCAACACCGGTGAGATGCGAATCCCGCTCGTCGGCAAAGATAAAAGGACGCGTTCGAGCGCGCGGATCGCCGTCGATCTGAGGAGCGTGCTGGCGGATATTCCGGGCGTCAGGATCAGGACCCGGGAAGGAACGGGCATGTTCCTCATGCGAATGGGGGCGGGCAGTGCCGACAAGGTGCAGGTGCAGATCCGGGGGAACGACCTGGATACGGCCGATCGCCTTGCCAAGCGGGTCGAGAGACTTCTCGCCGGAATCGACGGGATATCGGACATCCGGCTGAGCCGCGAATCGGGTGCGCCCGAGCGACTGATCTCGATCGACCGGCAGCGGGCGGCCGATCAGAAGCTGACCGTGTCGAAGATCGCCGAATATCTCGAAACGGTTCTCTCCGGCACAGGGGCCGGGAATTTCCGAGACAACGGTGACGAATACCGGATTCTCGTGAAGGGCGAAGAGCCGGAACGGATGAGTCTCGAGGACATACTCGATCTCACCGTTCTCAACTCGGCGGGCCGGCGGGTCGCCCTGCGGAACGTGGCATCGATCGTCGAACGCCAGGGGCCGATCCTGGTCGAACGCGTCGATCAGGAGCGGGTCGTCAACCTGACCGCCGACCCCGGCGTCAGACCCCTCGGCACCGTCCTGGCCGAAGTCGGTGAGATCCTGCGGAGCGTTCCCCTGCCGAACGGTTTCAGCCTGAATCTCGGCGGAGATTACGAAGAGCAGCAGCGCGCCTTCCGGGAACTGCTGCTGAGTTTCGTCCTGGCGGTGTTCCTGGTCTACATGGTCATGGCCGTGCAGTATGAATCCCTGCTCGATCCGTTGATCGTCATGGCCACCGTGCCGCTTTCCTCCATCGGCGTCATCCTGGCTCTGCTCGTGACGGGAACGAGTTTCAACGTCCAGTCCTTCATCGGGTGCATCATGCTCGGCGGGATCGTCGTCAACAACTCGATCCTGCTGGTCGATCACACCAACATGCTCCATCGCGAGCGCGGAATGGATCTTGACTCCGCGCTGATCGAGGCGGGGCGCGACAGGTTTCGGCCGGTTCTGATGACGGCCCTGACCACGATCCTCGGCCTCGGGCCCCTGGCCCTCGGATGGGGCGAAGGAGGCGAGGTTCAGGCGCCCATGGCCCGGGTCGTCATCGGCGGATTGCTGTGCGCCACCATCATCTCTCTGACGATCATTCCCGTCGTCTATTCGTTGTTCTATACATCAAAAACTACAGAAGGACGTTGCGATGCCTGA
- a CDS encoding MraY family glycosyltransferase, protein MKAIIGAFFLAWMLGMILMPMVRRMAIRLGLVDRPGTRKIHRMPVPRIGGLAIFAAAIMGALPFLADEIKTTGVMFAGTFIFLVGLIDDLIDLPAKVKLAGQMVACAILIAFHVKIDFMTDFIAGKGLVALGLLTIPLTFLWVIGLTNTVNLVDGVDGLAGGIVFIALATLMGVRLLTHHTQDALMITNVLVLTAAIMGALLAFLKYNVHPATIFMGDSGAYFLGFMTSALSVAGAAKGTILLPLVIPLVAFGLPVLDVVFAILRRFFRRAPIFQADKEHLHHHLLRLGFSQADTTRFMWMVSSCFGLLALLMADLRHRGLDVVIMAVLVLMIAACVVFFVNRTNDKTHRHLP, encoded by the coding sequence ATGAAGGCGATTATCGGGGCGTTTTTTCTGGCCTGGATGCTGGGCATGATTCTCATGCCGATGGTCCGGCGGATGGCGATCAGGCTCGGCTTGGTCGACCGCCCCGGTACGCGCAAAATCCATCGCATGCCGGTTCCCCGCATCGGCGGCCTCGCGATCTTCGCCGCCGCCATCATGGGGGCGCTGCCCTTCCTGGCCGACGAGATCAAAACCACCGGCGTCATGTTCGCCGGCACGTTCATCTTTCTCGTCGGCCTGATCGACGATCTTATCGACCTGCCCGCGAAAGTGAAGCTCGCGGGGCAAATGGTAGCATGTGCTATATTAATTGCCTTCCACGTGAAAATCGATTTCATGACGGATTTCATCGCCGGCAAAGGGCTCGTCGCGCTCGGCCTTCTCACGATTCCCCTGACGTTTCTCTGGGTGATCGGCCTCACGAACACGGTCAACCTCGTCGACGGCGTCGACGGCCTCGCCGGCGGCATCGTGTTCATCGCCCTCGCCACCCTGATGGGCGTCCGCCTGCTGACGCACCACACGCAGGACGCGCTGATGATCACGAACGTGCTTGTGCTGACCGCCGCGATCATGGGCGCCCTGCTCGCGTTTCTCAAATACAACGTGCATCCGGCCACGATCTTCATGGGCGACTCGGGCGCATATTTCCTCGGCTTCATGACCTCGGCGCTCTCGGTCGCCGGGGCCGCGAAAGGCACGATCCTGCTGCCGCTCGTCATTCCGCTGGTGGCGTTCGGCCTGCCGGTGCTCGACGTCGTGTTCGCGATCCTGCGGCGGTTCTTCCGGCGCGCGCCGATCTTTCAGGCCGACAAGGAGCACTTGCATCACCACCTGCTCCGGCTCGGCTTTTCCCAGGCCGACACGACGCGATTCATGTGGATGGTGTCGAGCTGTTTCGGGCTGTTGGCCCTTCTCATGGCTGACCTGCGCCACCGCGGCCTCGACGTCGTGATCATGGCCGTCCTCGTGTTGATGATCGCGGCCTGCGTGGTATTCTTCGTCAATCGAACCAATGATAAAACACACCGTCACCTTCCGTAA
- a CDS encoding DNA polymerase III subunit: MIKHTVTFRNVLLQDAAVGHLRRSLARNRISQTYLFAGGPSVGKGRTALAFSAALQCLESAGPAEDGLPDSCGGCLSCRRIAAGSHPDVTTVTLQGNDIRVDQVRRLQELAVLQPNMGKWRIFIIDPADRLNEYSANSLLKILEEAPQRVVFILLAENLERILPTVRSRSELVAFRTPSHDEAREALAAMTGLEAGMVMRGYALADGAFGTAGRLLAEGLPPREEFAGLRTAHTRFIAEIVAVGASLHARLESAPSLEAALQILEAAHATASAALLTARRELVRGLVVSVSLPAAFPILFTRLFIEAVDGVKKELKKAVEGLIGKHKQAYAPGLLKEIDEQCGAAIGAWASRQPAAFLEGLMRWHEDLYHWGFTEDEKCLLNLDRKDDIMAVTAARGPACIRARLQLLHHSLELLRRFVQPVLVLENVLTDIGGPIA; the protein is encoded by the coding sequence ATGATAAAACACACCGTCACCTTCCGTAACGTCCTTCTGCAGGATGCGGCCGTCGGCCATCTGCGCCGCTCCCTCGCCCGGAACCGCATCTCCCAGACGTATCTTTTCGCAGGCGGTCCGTCGGTGGGAAAAGGCCGCACGGCGCTGGCGTTTTCAGCGGCGCTTCAGTGCCTCGAAAGCGCCGGGCCGGCCGAAGACGGGCTTCCGGATTCGTGCGGCGGCTGTCTCTCCTGCAGGCGCATCGCCGCGGGGTCGCACCCGGACGTTACGACGGTCACCCTCCAGGGAAACGACATCCGGGTAGACCAGGTGCGCCGGCTCCAGGAGCTCGCCGTCCTCCAGCCGAACATGGGCAAATGGCGGATCTTCATCATCGATCCTGCCGACCGCCTCAACGAATACTCGGCCAACAGCCTGCTGAAGATTCTCGAAGAGGCGCCGCAGCGTGTCGTGTTCATCCTGCTTGCCGAGAACCTCGAACGGATCCTGCCGACGGTCAGGAGCCGGTCCGAACTGGTCGCCTTCCGCACCCCGTCTCACGACGAGGCCCGCGAGGCGCTCGCGGCGATGACCGGTCTCGAGGCCGGGATGGTCATGCGGGGATACGCCCTCGCCGACGGAGCGTTCGGGACGGCAGGCCGCCTGCTCGCGGAGGGACTGCCGCCTCGCGAGGAGTTCGCGGGGCTCCGAACGGCGCATACGCGGTTCATTGCGGAGATCGTCGCTGTCGGAGCATCTCTGCACGCCCGTCTCGAATCGGCGCCCTCCCTCGAGGCGGCTCTTCAGATCCTCGAAGCTGCCCACGCGACGGCTTCGGCGGCCCTGCTGACGGCGCGGCGCGAGCTGGTCCGGGGCCTGGTCGTCAGCGTGAGCCTGCCAGCTGCGTTCCCGATTCTCTTCACGCGCCTGTTCATCGAGGCCGTCGACGGCGTCAAAAAAGAACTCAAAAAGGCGGTCGAAGGCCTGATCGGCAAGCACAAGCAGGCATACGCGCCGGGCCTGCTGAAGGAGATCGACGAACAGTGCGGCGCGGCGATCGGCGCCTGGGCTTCCCGGCAGCCTGCGGCGTTTCTCGAAGGGTTGATGCGCTGGCACGAGGATCTATACCACTGGGGGTTCACGGAAGACGAGAAGTGTCTCTTGAACCTTGACCGGAAAGACGATATCATGGCTGTCACCGCGGCCCGGGGGCCGGCATGTATCCGGGCGCGCCTGCAACTTTTACATCACAGCCTCGAACTGCTCAGGCGGTTCGTCCAGCCCGTCCTGGTGCTGGAAAACGTTTTGACTGACATCGGAGGACCGATCGCGTGA
- a CDS encoding efflux RND transporter periplasmic adaptor subunit, translating to MKRILFYIGELMMIVAIAFVVAQMAGRSGGTASRRGAPGAAAVAVEVAPVRVLDMEDEGRFTGSLLPRARFVVAPKVAGRLKKLACDVGDSVSPGQVIAEIEDEEFVQDVAQAEADLAIARANLTESVAMLDIGRREFERVKAMRQQKVTSEAEVDAAQAQYKSREAKTEVNKAQVLQKEAALKTSRIRLSYTKIQAIWDEKTSTRLVGERFQDVGAMLSANTPILSLLDIEKVIAVVDVVERDYFRIRPGQEAVVTTGSLPGRQFKGTIVRMAPALDAETRQARVEIEIPNQDLLLKPGMFVTTGIRFARHPNVTAVPSSALVSRDGRKGVFRIDPEAQKAYLIDVEPGIVQGDFVEIASPSLDGTVVTMGQHLLEDGSPVLVAGGQTELPVAEAGKKGRKKP from the coding sequence ATGAAACGAATCCTGTTCTATATCGGCGAGTTGATGATGATCGTGGCGATCGCATTTGTCGTTGCCCAGATGGCGGGGCGGTCTGGAGGGACGGCTTCCAGGCGTGGGGCGCCCGGCGCCGCCGCCGTCGCCGTCGAGGTCGCACCGGTCAGGGTGCTCGATATGGAGGACGAAGGGCGGTTCACCGGCTCCCTCCTTCCCCGGGCGCGGTTCGTGGTTGCCCCGAAGGTGGCGGGCCGACTGAAAAAGCTCGCATGTGACGTGGGCGACTCCGTCTCTCCCGGGCAGGTGATCGCGGAAATCGAAGACGAGGAGTTCGTCCAGGACGTTGCCCAGGCGGAAGCCGATCTCGCGATCGCCCGGGCGAACCTGACGGAAAGCGTGGCGATGCTGGATATCGGCCGACGCGAGTTCGAGCGTGTGAAGGCCATGCGTCAGCAGAAGGTCACTTCCGAGGCGGAGGTCGATGCCGCCCAGGCCCAATACAAAAGCCGGGAGGCGAAAACCGAAGTCAATAAGGCGCAGGTGCTCCAGAAGGAAGCCGCTCTGAAAACGAGCCGGATCAGGCTCTCATACACGAAAATTCAGGCCATCTGGGACGAAAAGACCTCCACGCGCCTCGTCGGCGAGCGGTTTCAGGACGTCGGAGCGATGTTGTCCGCAAATACGCCGATCCTTTCGTTGCTCGACATCGAGAAGGTGATTGCCGTCGTCGATGTTGTCGAGCGCGACTATTTCAGGATCCGCCCCGGCCAGGAGGCGGTCGTCACCACGGGCTCCCTCCCTGGCCGTCAGTTCAAGGGAACGATCGTCCGCATGGCTCCCGCCCTCGATGCCGAAACGCGACAGGCGCGGGTTGAGATCGAAATTCCGAACCAGGATCTCCTCCTCAAGCCCGGAATGTTCGTGACGACCGGCATCCGGTTCGCGCGCCACCCGAACGTGACGGCCGTTCCGTCTTCAGCCCTTGTGTCCCGGGACGGGCGCAAAGGCGTGTTCCGGATCGATCCGGAAGCGCAGAAGGCTTATCTGATCGACGTCGAGCCCGGTATCGTCCAGGGGGATTTCGTGGAGATTGCTTCCCCGTCCCTCGACGGAACCGTCGTCACCATGGGGCAACACCTTCTCGAAGACGGCTCCCCCGTTCTCGTGGCCGGCGGTCAGACTGAACTGCCCGTCGCCGAAGCCGGGAAAAAAGGCCGGAAAAAGCCATGA
- a CDS encoding TolC family protein produces the protein MPETKPVSVIALAILGLFTALSAAGADLAASDTAGFSGMSASETEHVATESPNSAAANDSDVSIPQILIASETLAFASKTASLFASGMPSPGKQLRLSLGEAVFSALQRNRGLAVQRLEVDMTGTAIDEERAAFDPVLSASLSNSDRLGKQIMQTGALGDNVSNRTDGTVDWSSRSTSGTKTSLSLTNTRTRSARAPNLFGTRLGLDITHPLRRGAGKTVNTIAVDQAKLDFQASRHELEGFVLALVAEVEAKYWSLFLAARELDIMLESHRLAVMQLEETHKKIALGSIPESELAAAEAEVALREEGIIDAQSSLEAARIALLRITNPGTGSFWDFDLELTDVPDVKDPLIGNVREHVEMALEKRPELLQGGVLLEKGELDCVQTRNGLLPRLDFFVTLGKSGYASTFEKSASELGMKAYDLAAGLEFEISPGRRAARMKDERARLSVERQKEALRNLCQLVQEEVLKAYLEVQRSHQQMKATAKTVEKQKEKLRVEQIKFSLGKTTAFQVAQAQRDVADSQTAQMRARIGYMNALNDLWRCDGTLCERLGITVETGASPRRTTD, from the coding sequence ATGCCTGAGACGAAACCGGTTTCCGTGATTGCCCTCGCCATCCTCGGCCTCTTCACCGCCCTTTCCGCCGCGGGAGCCGACCTCGCCGCATCCGATACCGCGGGATTTTCCGGAATGTCCGCTTCCGAAACGGAGCATGTCGCGACGGAATCTCCCAACTCAGCAGCGGCAAACGATTCCGACGTGTCCATCCCGCAGATCCTGATCGCATCGGAAACGCTTGCCTTTGCCTCAAAAACGGCATCCCTGTTCGCCTCAGGCATGCCTTCTCCCGGAAAGCAACTCCGGCTGAGCCTCGGTGAAGCCGTGTTTTCCGCCCTTCAGCGGAACCGGGGACTCGCCGTCCAGCGTCTCGAGGTCGATATGACCGGAACCGCCATCGATGAGGAACGGGCGGCGTTCGATCCCGTCCTCTCGGCGTCGCTGTCGAATTCCGACCGCCTCGGGAAACAGATCATGCAAACGGGCGCTCTGGGCGACAACGTGAGCAACCGGACGGACGGAACGGTGGACTGGAGCAGCCGTTCGACGTCCGGAACGAAGACGTCTCTGTCTCTGACCAACACCCGGACGCGGTCGGCGCGGGCGCCCAACCTTTTCGGAACGCGACTGGGGCTCGATATCACGCACCCTCTCCGTCGCGGCGCGGGAAAAACCGTGAACACCATCGCGGTCGACCAGGCGAAGCTCGACTTCCAGGCCTCGCGGCACGAACTCGAGGGGTTCGTTCTGGCCCTCGTCGCGGAGGTGGAGGCGAAATACTGGTCCCTGTTCCTAGCGGCCAGGGAGTTGGACATCATGCTCGAATCTCACCGGCTCGCCGTCATGCAGCTCGAAGAGACGCACAAGAAAATCGCCCTCGGGAGCATTCCCGAGTCGGAGCTGGCTGCCGCCGAAGCCGAGGTGGCGCTTCGCGAGGAAGGGATCATCGATGCCCAGAGCAGCCTGGAGGCGGCACGAATCGCCCTCCTTCGCATCACCAACCCCGGAACGGGATCGTTCTGGGATTTCGACCTCGAGCTGACGGACGTCCCGGATGTGAAAGACCCGCTGATCGGGAATGTCCGCGAGCACGTCGAGATGGCGCTCGAAAAGCGGCCCGAGCTTCTGCAGGGGGGCGTTCTGCTCGAAAAGGGCGAACTCGATTGCGTCCAGACGAGGAACGGCCTCCTGCCGCGCCTCGATTTCTTCGTGACCCTGGGAAAATCAGGATATGCCTCGACCTTCGAAAAAAGCGCCTCGGAACTGGGGATGAAGGCATACGATCTCGCCGCCGGCCTCGAATTCGAAATCAGCCCCGGCCGCCGGGCCGCCCGGATGAAGGACGAGCGGGCGCGCCTCTCGGTCGAGCGGCAGAAGGAAGCTCTGCGTAACCTGTGCCAGTTGGTGCAGGAAGAAGTGCTGAAGGCGTATCTCGAGGTTCAGCGTTCGCATCAGCAGATGAAGGCGACGGCAAAGACCGTCGAGAAGCAGAAGGAGAAGCTTCGCGTCGAGCAGATCAAGTTCAGCCTGGGGAAGACCACGGCGTTCCAGGTTGCACAGGCCCAGCGCGACGTTGCCGACAGCCAGACGGCGCAGATGCGGGCCCGTATCGGGTACATGAACGCCCTCAACGACCTGTGGCGTTGCGACGGAACCCTCTGCGAGCGGCTCGGCATCACCGTCGAGACGGGCGCCTCTCCGCGCAGAACGACCGACTGA
- a CDS encoding HAD hydrolase-like protein: MMNATDFQRACARIKLLLFDCDGVLTDGRIALGNGHDEFKFFSTKDGMGLALWHKAGLLCGAVTGRSSEALTRRAAELKFDELHQGVGGKAAVIEEILARRGLKPEEVAFIGDDFNDLPAKRRTGLFFAPADAHPVVRLYADFVLGSDGGKGAVREAVDLMLTHQGRLEALVDEYLA, translated from the coding sequence ATGATGAACGCGACTGATTTCCAGCGCGCCTGCGCGCGCATCAAGCTCCTGCTTTTCGACTGCGACGGCGTCCTGACCGACGGCCGGATCGCGCTCGGCAACGGCCACGACGAGTTCAAGTTCTTCTCGACGAAGGACGGGATGGGTCTCGCCCTGTGGCACAAGGCCGGCCTTCTCTGCGGGGCCGTCACCGGTCGAAGTTCCGAAGCGCTTACCCGCCGCGCCGCCGAGTTGAAATTCGACGAACTCCACCAGGGCGTGGGCGGCAAGGCCGCCGTCATCGAGGAGATTCTCGCGCGCCGCGGCCTGAAGCCGGAAGAGGTGGCATTCATCGGCGACGACTTCAACGACCTGCCGGCGAAACGCCGCACCGGCCTGTTTTTCGCACCCGCCGATGCGCACCCGGTGGTCAGACTGTACGCGGATTTCGTGCTCGGTTCGGACGGCGGAAAAGGGGCCGTCCGCGAAGCCGTCGACCTGATGCTGACGCACCAGGGGCGCCTGGAGGCTCTGGTTGACGAATACCTGGCATGA